The Flexivirga aerilata sequence CTTTCGGGCAATGCACGCGATCGGCGCCGGACCCTCCGGGCCGGTCGTCTTCGAGTGTGTCGGGGTCCCCGGCATGATCCAGAGCATCCTCGCGGACGCACCCATGATGACCAAGCTGATCGTCGCCGGAGGCTGCCTCGAACCCGACACCTTCCAGCCGATGATGGGCATCATCAAGGAGGCCGACGTCCTCTTCTCGACCGGCTACACGCCCGGCGAATACCGCGACACCCTCCACATGCTCGCCGACGGCACGGTCGATCCCGCGCCCGTCGTCACCGGCACTGTCGGATTGGGCGGAGTGGCAACGGCATTCGACGCGCTCGGCAACCCCGAGAAGCACGCCAAGATCCTCATCGACCCGCGCAGCGCCGCGGTCACCCCCTGAGCAGATCCGACGAACAACACGCCGACAAAACGACAGGAGACGCCATGTCCCGCCCCGCCCGCCCGGCGTTCGACCCCGAGCTCGACGCCGTCCTCGCCACCGTGAGCGAGCAGGTGCCCACCGTCACCCTCGACATGATCCCTGCCCTCCGGGCCGCCACCCTGCCGATCGACGCGACCGGCGCAGATCTCGAAGCCGCCGGCGTCACCCGGCGCGAGCTCACCATCGAGGGGTATGACGGGGCATCCCTGCAGGCCACGGTGCTCGCCCGCTCCGACCACAGCCACGCCGGGCCGGGCATCTATCACCTGCACGGTGGCGGGATGATCGCCGGCGACCGCATGGTGGGCGTCGACCAGGTCGTGCCGTGGATCGTCGAGCACGACGCGGTCGCGGTGACCGTCGAATATCGCCTCGCGCCGGAGCACCCGGACCCCTATCCGGTGGAGGACTGTTACGCCGGCCTGCTGTGGACCGCGGATCACGCGGCCGAACTCGGCATCGACCCCGGCAGGCTGATCGTCGCCGGTGCCAGCGCCGGGGGCGGATTGGCAGCAGGCACAGCACTGCTCGCGCGCGACCGCAAAGGTCCGGCCCTCGCGGGACAACTCCTCATCTGCCCGATGCTCGACGACCGGGACGACACCGCCTCGACCGTGCAATACGACGACGCCGGCACCTGGGTGCGCGAGAGCAACCGCACCGGGTGGACCGCGCTGCTCGGTGAGCGCCGCGGCACCGACGACGTGTCGATCTACGCAGCACCTGCCCGGGCGACCGATCTCGGCGGCCTCCCGCCCGCGTTCATCGACTGCGGATCGGCCGAGGTGTTCCGCGACGAGGATGTCGCCTACGCCACCGGGCTCTGGCGCGACGGCAGCCAGGCGGAGCTGCACGTCTGGCCGGGCGGCTTCCACGGCTTCGACATGCTCGCGCCGCACACCGCGATCGCCCAGGCCGCAACGGCCGCCCGAAATGCTTGGGTGGCGCGGCTTTTCGCCCACTGAGCCGACACGTCCGCGATAGGCTGGCAGTCGACTCATGGGAGGTCCCGTGCAGGAACTCGTCGGCCGACTGACCGCTCTGGACCCCGACGCGAGCGAGACGCTCAAGGTGGTCTCCTACTTCGACGCGCTCGCCGCGGCGGGCGTCGGTGTGGACGGGTTGTTGCGCGGAGCGGCAGCCCTGTCGGGGGTCGTCGCCGGCGCCGAACGCCACGGCCGGGTCACCCGCCGCGGACCCGACGGCCGTGACATCGGCCCGGAAGCAGAGCACTCGACGCAGCAGGCCACCTCGGTCGGATCGGTGTGGCTGGAGCGGCACGGCGCGCCGCACGCCAACGACGCGATGATCGTCGAACGGCTCGCCGTGTCGGTCGACCTGGTGGAAGCCCGGCATCGCCCGGTCGCCCACCTGGAGACGGTCATCGACGCCGACCGCTCTGCCGACGAGCGCTCCACCGCTCTCGCACCGCTGCGACTCACCCCGTCGTCGTGGATGCGCCTCATCGCGACCCGGCCGGAAACCCAAGCACCCACCGGGTATTCGGCCGTCGTGCCGACACGCTACGGGTTGATCCGGGCGACGCTGCAGATCGCCGACTCCCCGGCGACCGTGGAGCCCGCGGGCCTCGGCCCCTGGGCGCGCGCCGACCACGCGCCGGAGTCCTGGGCCGGAGCCGTGGTTGCCCTGGGCCTCGCCGATGCCGCCGATCCGGTGGTCGACGCGACCGACCTCGGCGCGATGCTGACCCTCGCCCAGGCCCACGACCCCGAGGCGCCGCACCCGGACGTGACCGCGCTCGCCCGCCTCGACCCGCGATCGCTGCAGATCCTCCGGACGCTGGTCGAAGCGGACAGCCTGCGCCGCGCGGCGACGACCCTCGGCATACATCACTCGACGCTGCAGGCCCGCCACGAGGCTTTGACCCGGTCGCTGGGTTATGACCCGCGCACCGCGATCGGCAAGATCCGCTTTGCCGCTGCGGCAATGCTCTTGCGGCTCAACAACTTCCGCGACGCGCATCCGGCGGACTGACACGCGCGGATCCGCCGCGTTCGGCGGTGTCGGCCGCTGATCCGCCGCGCCAACCTGGTCCCACCAACCTCGATCAGGAGCGGAGTGGACACATGACATGGCCTGCAGGAGAAGCGGCATTCGTCACCGGAGCGGCGTCGGGCATCGGTCTCGGCATCGCTCGCGCACTGGTGGCACAGGGGGCGAAGGTGGCGCTCGCCGACGTCGACGCGGAGCGCCTGGCGGCGGTCGAGCGTGAGCTGACCGCGTCGGGCGGCACGGTCACCGCGGTCGAGCTCGACGTCAGCGATGCCGACGGCTGGACGGCCGCCGCTGACGCCGCCGAACAGGCGGTCGGGCCGATCTCGATCCTCATCAACAATGCGGGGGTCAACGGCGGCGGCGCCATCGAGCAGACTCCGCTGAAGTCGTGGCGCTGGGTGTTCGCGGTCAACGTCGAGGGGCAGTTCCTCGGGGTGTCGACGTTCCTGCCGCGGTTCACCGAGCGCGGCGGCGCCGCGCACATCCTCAACACCGCGTCGGTCGCCGGGCTGCTGCCGATGGTCAATGTGGGCGCCTACGTCTCCTCGAAGTTTGCCAGCGTCGGCTTCTCCATGGCGTTGCGTGACGAGTTGCGCGGGAGCGACATCACGGTGTCGCTCCTCGCGCCCGGCACCGTCGCCACCGCCATCAACCGCAACGCCGCGCAGGCCGAGGCGGCACTCCTCGGGACCGAGGTCGACGAGGAGGCGGTCGAGGCCAACGACGGGGTGATCGCGCACGGCGCCGACCCGGATCTGGTGGGGGAGCAGGTCGTCGACGCGATGCGGCAGGGGCAGTTCCTCATCGTCACCCACCGCGAGTTCGGCACCCTGGTCCGGCGCGTCCACGAGGAGGTGGAGGCGGCGTTCGAGGAGTTCGACGGTCGCTACGGCCCCGATCCCGCCGGGCAGATGATGCTCGGCGGCACGGACCCGGTGGCCCGTCCGAAATAAGAGATGGTTATGACATGGTGCGCATGTCGCGATAATGTCGCGCGCAGGTCATGAGTGCCAGCGCCAAGCCCCGGCTCGCTGGCCGGCAACCCTCCTGTCGCGGTGGGGTGCCCCGGGTGAGGACCTGGCCGGCGGTGCCGATCGCCGCCGGCAAGCGCGGACATCACGACCGTGGGTCCGCCGTCGGGCGCGGGTGACCTCGCTGCTCGGCGAACGAGCACGAAAGGCGTCCCATGAGCGACGACACCCCCAACTGGTCCTTCGAGACCCGGCAGATCCACGCGGGCCAGACCGCCGACGCGGCGACCGGTGCGCGGGCGTTGCCGATCTACCAGACCACGTCCTACGTCTTCAACGACACCGAGCACGCGGCAAATCTGTTCGGGCTCAAGGAATTCGGCAACATCTACACCCGGCTGATGAACCCGACGACCGACGTCGTCGAGCAGCGGATCGCCAGCCTCGAGGGTGGCGTCGGGGCGCTCCTCGTGGCGTCGGGTCAGGCCGCCGAGACGCTCGCCTTCCTCAACATCGCGCAGGCCGGTGACCACATCGTCGCCAGTCCGAGCCTGTATGGCGGGACGTTCAACCTGCTCAAGCACACGTTGCCGAAGCTGGGCATCGAGACGACGTTCGTCGAGGACACCTCCGACCCGGCGAGCTGGGAGGCGGCCTTCCGGCCGAACACCAAGCTGGTCTTCGCCGAGACGATCGCCAACCCCAAGCAGGAGATCCTCGACGTCGAGACCGTGGCCAAGCTGGCGCACGACCACGGCGTCCCGCTGGTCGTCGACAACACGGTCGCCACGCCGTACGTCCTGCGGCCGATCGAGCACGGCGCCGACATCGTGATCCACTCGGCGACCAAATACCTTGGCGGACATGGCACTTCGATCGGCGGCGTGATCGTCGACAGCGGCAACTTCGACTTCGGCAAGGACCCGGAGAAGTTCCCCGGCTTCAACACCCCGGAGGAGTCCTACCACGGTCTCGTCTATGCCCGTGACCTCGGCGTCGGCAGTGACCTCGGCGCCAACCTGGCGTTCATCCTCAAGGCGCGCGTCCAGCTGCTGCGCGACCTGGGCGCGTCGATCTCGCCGTTCAACGCGTTCCTGCTCGCCCAGGGCATCGAGACCCTGAGCCTGCGCATCGAGCGGCACATCGACAACGCCCGCAAGGTCGCCGAGTGGCTGCAGCAGCAGGACCAGGTGAAGTCGGTGCGCTGGGCGTCGCTGCCGGACAACGAATACTTCGAGCTGGCACAGAAATACACCCCGCGCGGCTCGGGCGCCGTGGTGTCGTTCGAGATCGACGGTGGCGTCGACGCCGGCCGCAAGTTCGTCGAGGCACTCACCCTGCACTCGCACGTCGCCAACATCGGCGACGTGCGGTCGCTCGCGATCCACCCGGCGTCCACCACCCACTCGCAGGGTCCCGACGAGGACCGGCTCGCGGCCGGCGTGACCCCGGGCCTGGTGCGGCTGGCCGTCGGCATCGAGCACGTCGACGACATCATCGCCGACCTCGAGCAGGGTTTCCGCGCCGCCAAGAGCTGACCGACCGGGGGAGCCCGGGTATGACGAATCGCTCGTCGTACCCGGGCATTTCCTTGCCCCGGCACAAATTCGGTTGCTCGCGCGCATACCCGGCGAGCACGATGACGGCGGCCCACTCGGCGACGCTCTCGTCGCCGGCCGATCGGAAGGAGCGTGACATGACGAAAGTCATCGGCGTGACCCACGCCGCTCACCCGTGCACCGATCGGAGCAACACCCATGCACACACCACACGAGGGCGCCTCCCAGGCTGACCCCGACGCCGGGATCGACCCGCGATTCACCTTCTCCTATCAGCAGATCGGCGACCTGGCGGACGGCCAGCGCTGGTCCACCTGGGGCGACTGCGAGCCGCTGTGCCGTGGTCCCGAGCCCTGGCCGGACTGGCTCGTCACCGATGATGCCGCCGTCGACACCGAGCTCGGAGTCCTGAAGACCGGCAAGGAGGCCGACGTCTTCCTCGTGGAGCGGTCGGCGCCCCTCGACGACCGCAGTGTCGTGATGGCCGCCAAGCGCTACCGCGACAGCGGACACCGCACGTTCCACCGCAACGCCGCCTACACCGAGGGGCGCAAGCTGCCGCGCAAGGGAGGGCGCGACGCGCGAGCGGTCGCCAAGGGCACCGCGCACGGCCGGGCGGTCGCCGCCGGGATGTGGGCGCGCGCGGAGTGGGAGGCGATGGTCCGCCTGCATCAGGCCGGCCTGCCGGTGCCCTATCCGGTGCAGATCGACGGCACCGAGGTGCTGATGGAGCTGGTCACCGCACCCGACGGCTCGCCGGCGCCGCGTCTCGCAGCGGCCCGGCCGACCCCGGAGTTGTTGCAATCATTGTGGATTCAGTTGTCCGAGGCGGTTGTGAGGCTGGCCGCCGCGGGTCTGGTGCACGGCGACCTGTCGGCATACAACCTGCTGGTCGCGGGTGATCGCCTGGTGGTCATCGACCTGCCGCAGGCCGTCGACGTGGTCGGCAACCCGCACGGTTTCGAGCTGCTGCACCGCGACTGCACCAATGTCGGCCGGTGGTTCACCGGCCGCGGGCTCGACGTCGACCCGGAGGAGTTGTTCGCCACCGCACTCGCGCAGGCCGTATGACGCGAGCCGCTCGTCTCCTAGTGCCCTGAGTCAGAAATAGAACAGGTGCGCAACGGGCAAAGGTGCTGGTCAGGCGCGAAGCGACTGTCCAGCACCTTTGCCCGCGCCGCACTAGGGTGGGCACCGTGCGAAGGCTCCGCTTCCGGGCAACTCGCGCGGCCGTGGTCGCGGCCGCGCTGCTCGGCGTCGCGGCCTGCTCGGGGCAGGTGGCATCGGCGCCGCCGAGCTTTTCCGAACGCGGCTGGGGCGGCAGCTCGCCGGCACCCAGCGGCGCCGGGCCGGGCGCGAGCAGGGCGCCGAGGCCGGTCACCGACGCGGGCGCCATCGGCGCGGTGACCCTCCAACCCCGTTGCGGCACAGCCAAGACCGCGGGTCCGACCACGGTGCAGGGCTGGAACGAATGGGTGCACACCTTCACCCGGCCGCTGTGGCAGGCGGGCGACGTCGGCGTGACCGTCCCGCTCAGCGACGGGCGGGTGCTCTGGACCTTCGGTGACACGCTGCGGGTCGGGGAGCGACCGCGCTTCGTGGCCAACTCGATGCTGATCACGTCCGGCAACTGCACCACGCAGGTCGTCACGCCGTCGCACGGCGCGATCATGCCGGACAGCCCGACGGGCAGCGTGTGCTGGCCGTCGTCGGCGGTGGCCCGACCGCAGGGAGCCGGCGACCAGGTGCTGGTCGCCTGCTCGCGGGTGCAGCGCGGCACCAAGCACGGCCTGCTCGAGTTCAGCTACCTCGGCCTCAGCGTCGCCCGGTTCGACGTCGGGCCCGGCGGCGCCCCGGTGCTCGGCGACACTCTCGACGTGACCCCGGACAATCCCGACCAGTCGCAGGTCAACTGGGGCACCGCGATGCTCGCCGACGGCGGATATCTCTACGTCTACGGCACCCGCTCCGGCGGCACCGGCGCGGTCGGCCGCGCACTGCTCGTGGCCCGCACCACCTTCGACACGATCGGGAAGCGGTCGACCTGGCGCTACTGGGACGGCCGGTCCTGGGTCGCGGACGCGGCATCGGCGACGCCGGTCGTGCCGAGCGCCGACGGCGTCTCGCAGTCGCTCACCGTGTCCCGGTTCGGCGCGACCTACGTCGCGGTGTCCAAGGTCGGCGGGGACTTCGGCGACAAGATCGGGCAGTGGCGCGCGACCACCCCGGTCGGGCCGTGGAAGCTCGCCGCCACCGTCCCGGTGGCGCCGAAACAGAGCGAGGCGGGGCTCAGCATCCTCACCTACCAGCCGCTCGCGCATCCCGAGATCCCTCTGGCCAGCGGCAAACTGCTCGTGTCGATGTCCCGGCTGCCCGAGGAACTGCGCAACCTGGTGATCAACCCGCAGCTGGGGCGCCTGCGCTTCTACGAGATGCCGCGCCCCTGACGGGCACCCGGCGACGACGGCCGGCCGGGCGAATAACACCGGCGACACGGACGTTGATCGTTTGCGACAATGACAGACGTTCCCATGACTTCAGCTGACTCGACCGCGCCCGCCCGCCGCTCCCGCGGCCGCCGCCGGCGACCCGACCGCACTCGCCAGGAGACACCGGAGCAGCGCGCCGCCCGGCTCGACCGCAGGCGCGGCCTGGTGCCCGAGATCCGCTATCCCGCGGACCTGCCCGTCGTCGCGGCCCGGGAGGAGATCGCCGACGCCATACGCGATCACCAGGTGGTCGTCATCGCCGGTGAGACCGGCTCGGGCAAGACCACCCAGCTGCCGAAGATCCTGCTCGAACTCGGCCGTGGCATCGACGGGATGATCGGTCACACCCAGCCGCGCCGCATCGCCGCGCGCTCGGTCGCCGAGCGCATCGCCGAGGAGCTCGACGTGCCGCTCAGCGGGGCGATCGGCTACCAGGTGCGCTTCACCGAGCACGCCGGCAAGGACACGCTGGTCAAGGTGATGACCGACGGCATCCTGCTCGCCGAGCTCCAGCGCGACCGCGACCTGCGTCGTTACGACACGATCATCATCGACGAGGCGCACGAGCGATCGCTCAACATCGACTTCATCCTCGGCTACCTGCGGCAGCTTCTGCCGCGCCGGCCGGATCTGAAGGTGATCATCACCTCGGCGACGATCGACCCGCAGCGTTTCGCCGACCACTTCGCGACCCCGGACCATCCGGTGCCGGTCATCGAGGTCTCCGGACGCACCTACCCGGTCGAGGTGCGCTATCGCCCGCTGGTGCGCGCCGACGGCGACCAGGAGGTCGACGTCGACCAGGTCACCGGCATCACCGACGCGGTGACGGAGCTGTGGACCGAGACGCGGGGTGG is a genomic window containing:
- a CDS encoding SDR family NAD(P)-dependent oxidoreductase — protein: MTWPAGEAAFVTGAASGIGLGIARALVAQGAKVALADVDAERLAAVERELTASGGTVTAVELDVSDADGWTAAADAAEQAVGPISILINNAGVNGGGAIEQTPLKSWRWVFAVNVEGQFLGVSTFLPRFTERGGAAHILNTASVAGLLPMVNVGAYVSSKFASVGFSMALRDELRGSDITVSLLAPGTVATAINRNAAQAEAALLGTEVDEEAVEANDGVIAHGADPDLVGEQVVDAMRQGQFLIVTHREFGTLVRRVHEEVEAAFEEFDGRYGPDPAGQMMLGGTDPVARPK
- a CDS encoding alpha/beta hydrolase fold domain-containing protein — protein: MSRPARPAFDPELDAVLATVSEQVPTVTLDMIPALRAATLPIDATGADLEAAGVTRRELTIEGYDGASLQATVLARSDHSHAGPGIYHLHGGGMIAGDRMVGVDQVVPWIVEHDAVAVTVEYRLAPEHPDPYPVEDCYAGLLWTADHAAELGIDPGRLIVAGASAGGGLAAGTALLARDRKGPALAGQLLICPMLDDRDDTASTVQYDDAGTWVRESNRTGWTALLGERRGTDDVSIYAAPARATDLGGLPPAFIDCGSAEVFRDEDVAYATGLWRDGSQAELHVWPGGFHGFDMLAPHTAIAQAATAARNAWVARLFAH
- a CDS encoding serine protein kinase RIO, yielding MHTPHEGASQADPDAGIDPRFTFSYQQIGDLADGQRWSTWGDCEPLCRGPEPWPDWLVTDDAAVDTELGVLKTGKEADVFLVERSAPLDDRSVVMAAKRYRDSGHRTFHRNAAYTEGRKLPRKGGRDARAVAKGTAHGRAVAAGMWARAEWEAMVRLHQAGLPVPYPVQIDGTEVLMELVTAPDGSPAPRLAAARPTPELLQSLWIQLSEAVVRLAAAGLVHGDLSAYNLLVAGDRLVVIDLPQAVDVVGNPHGFELLHRDCTNVGRWFTGRGLDVDPEELFATALAQAV
- a CDS encoding bifunctional o-acetylhomoserine/o-acetylserine sulfhydrylase; protein product: MSDDTPNWSFETRQIHAGQTADAATGARALPIYQTTSYVFNDTEHAANLFGLKEFGNIYTRLMNPTTDVVEQRIASLEGGVGALLVASGQAAETLAFLNIAQAGDHIVASPSLYGGTFNLLKHTLPKLGIETTFVEDTSDPASWEAAFRPNTKLVFAETIANPKQEILDVETVAKLAHDHGVPLVVDNTVATPYVLRPIEHGADIVIHSATKYLGGHGTSIGGVIVDSGNFDFGKDPEKFPGFNTPEESYHGLVYARDLGVGSDLGANLAFILKARVQLLRDLGASISPFNAFLLAQGIETLSLRIERHIDNARKVAEWLQQQDQVKSVRWASLPDNEYFELAQKYTPRGSGAVVSFEIDGGVDAGRKFVEALTLHSHVANIGDVRSLAIHPASTTHSQGPDEDRLAAGVTPGLVRLAVGIEHVDDIIADLEQGFRAAKS
- a CDS encoding DUF4185 domain-containing protein, producing MRRLRFRATRAAVVAAALLGVAACSGQVASAPPSFSERGWGGSSPAPSGAGPGASRAPRPVTDAGAIGAVTLQPRCGTAKTAGPTTVQGWNEWVHTFTRPLWQAGDVGVTVPLSDGRVLWTFGDTLRVGERPRFVANSMLITSGNCTTQVVTPSHGAIMPDSPTGSVCWPSSAVARPQGAGDQVLVACSRVQRGTKHGLLEFSYLGLSVARFDVGPGGAPVLGDTLDVTPDNPDQSQVNWGTAMLADGGYLYVYGTRSGGTGAVGRALLVARTTFDTIGKRSTWRYWDGRSWVADAASATPVVPSADGVSQSLTVSRFGATYVAVSKVGGDFGDKIGQWRATTPVGPWKLAATVPVAPKQSEAGLSILTYQPLAHPEIPLASGKLLVSMSRLPEELRNLVINPQLGRLRFYEMPRP